A single window of Jiangella alkaliphila DNA harbors:
- a CDS encoding family 20 glycosylhydrolase, which yields MAPRPARLVLSAAVLGPLAALFVSAAPAPAEPANPAPVTVPAIRQWTGGDGTWQLVPGSRIVVDPRDSRELRPLAQLLADELAGQEGVPRPRVVSAPARPHDIRLDLGGDLPEEGYRMDVGAAVTITAAARDGAFYGTRTLLQALRSSDTARTVARGTALDWPTFADRGQMLDVGRKYFPVDYLKQQIRQQAWFKLNTFHLHLSDWNGYRVESELYPEIVSPEHYTKAELRDLEAYAATYGVTIVPEIDLPGHAAAISVARPDLAFQCEPMSRPNNSWEGSDRGGWTLDYTDPAMREFSRNLVAEVAAIFDSPYVHIGTDEVPLRPAQEACPELVAYQRERGYPYVGDVLVEYINELDEVVHAAGKTTQLWQWWDFQQPTSIDPPTRVVVNEWLSPPAGRVAQGYRTIGVQDGPLYVSPGFGAAPGSYGFFDVRTTYRDYPFEALDGVLGYHVARWSDRTQQFAIGWVDYFARRPLAVVADRTWAAPGGDVRPFLDRFDRVGDANPVGTPDPGDLASQIGANTGLLSQAGWTASASDEETAGENGRAANAVDNDPYTHWHSRYDAPLPHRLDVDLGAVQSVAGVRYMPRQDGGVNGKIRDFEVLVSADGSDWRTVASGTFAEDRTEFIVPFEATEARYVALRAASEYGGTNRFAAVAELDVVRAR from the coding sequence ATGGCCCCCCGTCCAGCGCGCCTCGTCCTGTCCGCCGCGGTCCTCGGCCCGCTCGCCGCGCTGTTCGTGAGCGCGGCGCCGGCGCCCGCCGAACCCGCCAACCCGGCGCCGGTCACCGTCCCCGCGATCCGGCAGTGGACCGGCGGCGACGGGACCTGGCAGCTGGTGCCCGGCTCGCGCATCGTCGTCGACCCGCGCGACAGCCGGGAGCTGCGCCCGCTCGCCCAGTTGCTCGCCGACGAGCTGGCCGGGCAGGAGGGCGTGCCGCGGCCGCGGGTCGTGAGCGCACCTGCCCGGCCGCACGACATCCGGCTCGACCTCGGCGGTGACCTGCCCGAGGAGGGCTACCGGATGGACGTCGGCGCCGCGGTCACCATCACCGCGGCCGCCCGCGACGGCGCGTTCTACGGCACCCGGACGCTGCTGCAGGCGCTGCGCAGCTCGGACACCGCCCGGACGGTCGCCCGCGGCACCGCCCTCGACTGGCCGACGTTCGCCGACCGCGGCCAGATGCTCGACGTCGGCCGCAAGTACTTCCCGGTCGACTACCTGAAGCAGCAGATCAGGCAGCAGGCGTGGTTCAAGCTCAACACGTTCCACCTGCACCTGTCCGACTGGAACGGGTACCGGGTCGAGAGCGAGCTGTACCCGGAGATCGTCTCGCCGGAGCACTACACCAAGGCCGAGCTGCGCGACCTCGAGGCGTACGCGGCGACCTACGGCGTCACGATCGTCCCGGAGATCGACCTGCCGGGGCACGCCGCCGCGATCAGCGTCGCCCGTCCCGACCTCGCGTTCCAGTGCGAGCCGATGTCGCGGCCGAACAACAGCTGGGAGGGCTCGGACCGCGGCGGCTGGACGCTGGACTACACCGACCCGGCGATGCGGGAGTTCTCCCGCAACCTGGTCGCCGAGGTCGCGGCGATCTTCGACAGCCCGTACGTGCACATCGGCACCGACGAGGTCCCGCTGCGGCCGGCGCAGGAGGCGTGCCCGGAGCTGGTCGCGTACCAGCGCGAGCGCGGCTACCCGTACGTCGGCGACGTGCTGGTCGAGTACATCAACGAGCTGGACGAGGTGGTCCACGCCGCCGGCAAGACCACCCAGCTGTGGCAGTGGTGGGACTTCCAGCAGCCGACCAGCATCGACCCGCCCACGCGCGTCGTCGTCAACGAGTGGCTGAGCCCGCCGGCCGGCCGCGTCGCGCAGGGCTACCGGACGATCGGCGTGCAGGACGGCCCGCTCTACGTGAGTCCCGGCTTCGGCGCGGCGCCCGGCTCGTACGGGTTCTTCGACGTGCGGACGACCTATCGCGACTACCCGTTCGAGGCGCTCGACGGCGTGCTCGGCTACCACGTCGCCCGCTGGTCCGACCGGACGCAGCAGTTCGCGATCGGCTGGGTCGACTACTTCGCCCGGCGCCCGCTCGCCGTCGTCGCCGACCGCACGTGGGCCGCGCCCGGCGGCGACGTCCGGCCGTTCCTCGACCGGTTCGACCGCGTGGGCGACGCCAACCCGGTCGGCACCCCGGACCCGGGCGACCTGGCGTCGCAGATCGGCGCGAACACCGGCCTGCTGAGCCAGGCCGGCTGGACGGCGTCAGCGTCGGACGAGGAGACCGCCGGCGAGAACGGCCGGGCCGCGAACGCCGTCGACAACGACCCGTACACGCACTGGCACAGCCGCTACGACGCACCGCTGCCGCACCGGCTCGACGTCGACCTCGGCGCTGTGCAGTCCGTCGCCGGGGTGCGGTACATGCCGCGCCAGGACGGTGGCGTCAACGGCAAGATCCGCGACTTCGAGGTGCTGGTGTCGGCGGACGGGTCGGACTGGCGGACGGTCGCGAGCGGCACGTTCGCCGAGGACCGGACCGAGTTCATCGTCCCGTTCGAGGCGACCGAGGCCCGGTACGTCGCGCTGCGGGCGGCGTCGGAGTACGGCGGCACGAACCGGTTCGCCGCCGTGGCCGAGCTCGACGTCGTCCGGGCCCGGTGA
- a CDS encoding alpha-N-acetylglucosaminidase — protein sequence MRRIAVVLALVGSSLLPAGGAAGAEPGYAAADWSVRPAVEAARRLLPDHVRRIRFVAEQPGPDGGDHYRIGARNGLVEIGGTSPAVLLTGLHAYLGEVADANVSWTGEQLDLPSRLPLPDEEIVRPATVTHRFALNDTDDGYTGPYRDWADWERLIDVLALHGVNEVFVPVGAEAVYYDTFQRFGYTADELRGWIPPPAHQPWWLLQNMCCFPSPVSSSLIEERAELGRRIADRLRELGMTPVLPGYFGTVPTGFEARNPGAKVVPQGDWVGFERPGWLDPTGAHFPRVAAEFYRSSRARFGDSAMYKMDLLHEGGTAGDVDVAAASVAVEDALQAAHPGAIWAILGWQNNPRPETLAAVDTSRMLIVDGLSDRYDGLDREESWQGAPYAFGSIWNFGGHTTMGANAGVWNERFFAWRDRPGSALDGIAVLPEAGENNPAALDLLTSLAWRDCPVDLDAWFADWADRRYGAPSASARAAWQALGRTAYAMPSGGWSEAQDGLFGAEPSLIADRAAEWSPSELRYDAAAFAAALPALLDVAPELRSSSAYAYDLADVARQALANRGRLLLPALRSAYEAGDLDAFRALTEEWMTLLELVDEVAATNPHWLLGRWLADARSWGTDAAESDRLEHDARTLLSVWGTRAGAAAGLTDYANREWSGLVSTYYAPRWRAYFSSLEAALVEGRVAEAIDWYEFGATWAARTDSLPVTPSGDVHEVAGQVLEHLTTSPLALTASAEASRPVVTAEAPTRVNVTVTNPNEFAAATDVAVEVVTPDGLTATPAGPVASLPPGGSATVEVEVSVTAPPADLVVRLPVRVTADGVPAGGVPAGSVRLLTDDTVEPPYATASFNEATFGQRGDRFAIAGGGGDLWGGTNEFGAVYRDGALSDGTAATTTVFAQDPTWPWARAGLIARDDLAVQGSAGYANIAVTPGNGCVFSWDANGDGRLDSVRQAPGFTAPVHVRLTRRGSSFAGECSSDGSAWTEVGSAALPAAAAVDVGVFMSAVNVVSGATGLVEFDGFRIEPVSPLAGGSMLAR from the coding sequence GTGCGCCGCATCGCGGTCGTCCTCGCCCTGGTGGGGTCGTCGCTGCTGCCGGCCGGGGGCGCCGCCGGGGCAGAACCCGGGTATGCGGCGGCGGACTGGAGTGTGCGGCCGGCCGTCGAGGCGGCTCGGCGGCTGCTGCCCGACCACGTGCGGCGGATCCGGTTCGTCGCCGAGCAGCCCGGTCCGGATGGCGGCGACCACTACCGGATCGGCGCCCGGAACGGCCTGGTCGAGATCGGCGGCACCAGCCCGGCCGTGCTGCTGACCGGCCTGCACGCGTACCTCGGCGAGGTCGCCGACGCGAACGTCTCGTGGACCGGCGAGCAGCTGGACCTGCCGTCCCGGCTGCCGCTGCCGGACGAGGAGATCGTCCGGCCGGCCACCGTCACGCACCGCTTCGCGCTCAACGACACCGACGACGGCTACACCGGGCCGTACCGGGACTGGGCCGACTGGGAGCGGCTGATCGACGTGCTCGCGCTGCACGGCGTCAACGAGGTGTTCGTGCCGGTGGGCGCGGAGGCGGTGTACTACGACACGTTCCAGCGGTTCGGCTACACCGCCGACGAGCTGCGCGGCTGGATCCCGCCGCCGGCGCACCAGCCGTGGTGGCTGCTGCAGAACATGTGCTGCTTCCCGAGCCCGGTGTCGTCGTCGCTGATCGAGGAGCGGGCCGAGCTCGGCCGGCGGATCGCCGACCGGCTGCGGGAGCTGGGCATGACGCCGGTGCTGCCGGGCTACTTCGGCACCGTGCCGACGGGCTTCGAGGCGCGCAACCCGGGCGCGAAGGTCGTGCCGCAGGGCGACTGGGTCGGGTTCGAGCGGCCCGGCTGGCTGGACCCGACCGGCGCGCACTTCCCGCGCGTCGCGGCGGAGTTCTACCGCAGCTCGCGGGCCCGGTTCGGCGACTCCGCGATGTACAAGATGGACCTGCTGCACGAGGGCGGCACCGCCGGCGACGTCGACGTGGCCGCGGCCAGTGTGGCGGTCGAGGACGCGTTGCAGGCGGCGCACCCGGGGGCGATCTGGGCGATCCTCGGCTGGCAGAACAACCCGCGGCCCGAGACGCTGGCCGCCGTCGACACGTCCCGGATGCTGATCGTGGACGGGCTGTCCGACCGCTACGACGGGCTGGACCGCGAGGAGTCCTGGCAGGGCGCGCCGTATGCGTTCGGCTCGATCTGGAACTTCGGCGGGCACACGACGATGGGCGCCAACGCCGGCGTCTGGAACGAGCGGTTCTTCGCCTGGCGCGACCGGCCGGGCAGTGCGCTCGACGGCATCGCCGTCCTGCCCGAGGCGGGCGAGAACAACCCGGCCGCGCTGGACCTGCTGACGTCGCTGGCCTGGCGCGACTGCCCGGTCGACCTCGACGCGTGGTTCGCCGACTGGGCCGACCGGCGCTACGGCGCGCCGTCGGCGTCGGCGCGGGCGGCCTGGCAGGCGCTGGGCCGGACCGCGTACGCGATGCCGTCGGGCGGCTGGTCCGAGGCGCAGGACGGGCTGTTCGGGGCCGAGCCGAGCCTCATCGCCGACCGTGCCGCCGAGTGGTCGCCGAGCGAGCTGCGCTACGACGCGGCGGCGTTCGCGGCCGCGCTGCCGGCGCTGCTCGACGTGGCGCCGGAGCTGCGGTCGTCGTCGGCGTATGCGTACGACCTCGCCGACGTCGCGCGGCAGGCGCTGGCGAACCGCGGCCGGCTGCTGCTGCCGGCGCTGCGTTCCGCGTACGAGGCCGGCGACCTCGACGCGTTCCGCGCGCTGACCGAGGAGTGGATGACGCTGCTGGAGCTGGTCGACGAGGTGGCCGCGACGAACCCGCACTGGCTGCTCGGCCGCTGGCTGGCCGACGCGCGGTCGTGGGGCACCGACGCCGCGGAGTCGGACCGGCTGGAGCACGACGCGCGGACGCTGCTGTCGGTCTGGGGGACGCGTGCCGGTGCGGCGGCCGGACTGACGGACTACGCGAACCGCGAGTGGTCCGGCCTGGTGTCGACGTACTACGCGCCGCGGTGGCGGGCGTACTTCTCGTCGTTGGAGGCGGCCCTGGTGGAGGGGCGGGTGGCGGAGGCGATCGATTGGTACGAGTTCGGCGCGACCTGGGCCGCACGCACAGACTCGCTGCCGGTGACGCCGTCGGGTGATGTGCACGAGGTGGCCGGGCAGGTGCTGGAGCACCTGACGACGTCCCCGCTCGCGCTGACGGCGTCGGCTGAGGCGTCGCGACCCGTCGTCACGGCCGAGGCGCCGACGCGGGTGAACGTCACCGTCACGAACCCGAACGAGTTCGCCGCAGCGACCGACGTGGCCGTCGAGGTCGTGACGCCGGACGGGCTGACAGCGACCCCGGCCGGCCCCGTCGCGTCGCTGCCGCCCGGCGGATCGGCGACCGTGGAGGTCGAGGTCTCGGTGACGGCGCCGCCGGCGGACCTGGTGGTCCGGCTGCCGGTGCGGGTGACGGCGGACGGCGTACCGGCGGGCGGGGTTCCGGCCGGGTCGGTGCGGCTGCTGACTGACGACACCGTCGAGCCGCCGTACGCGACGGCGTCGTTCAACGAGGCGACGTTCGGGCAGCGCGGCGACCGGTTCGCGATCGCCGGCGGCGGTGGCGACCTGTGGGGCGGGACGAACGAGTTCGGCGCCGTCTACCGGGACGGCGCGCTGTCCGACGGCACCGCGGCCACCACGACCGTCTTCGCACAAGACCCGACCTGGCCGTGGGCGCGGGCAGGCCTGATCGCCCGCGACGACCTCGCCGTCCAGGGTTCGGCCGGGTACGCCAACATCGCCGTCACACCCGGCAACGGCTGCGTCTTCTCCTGGGACGCGAACGGGGACGGCCGCCTGGACTCGGTGCGTCAGGCGCCGGGGTTCACCGCGCCGGTGCACGTACGTCTGACCCGGCGCGGCTCGTCGTTCGCCGGCGAGTGCAGTTCTGACGGTTCGGCGTGGACCGAGGTCGGCTCCGCGGCGCTGCCGGCCGCTGCCGCAGTCGACGTCGGGGTGTTCATGAGCGCCGTGAACGTCGTCAGCGGCGCCACGGGACTCGTCGAGTTCGACGGGTTCCGGATCGAGCCGGTTTCGCCCCTTGCGGGCGGTTCCATGCTTGCTCGATAA
- a CDS encoding Gfo/Idh/MocA family protein, translated as MALPHRYRPSRRDVIRTGAALGAAAGLGGAAAGTAAASDDAAEDTRREPPRIKGRERSMAEVPFEGFEQVCVGLIGLGERGGGQDVRWGAVSTVTAVCDIRPERVSRTVGRIMAQGFQDVEPVGYSNGEEDFLNLVQRDDIDLIYIATPWEWHYPQAKAAMEHGKHVAVELPISPHLDEIWDLVRTSERTGKHCMLLENVNYFRPEMRIFNMAKAGLFGELQHASGGYVHDLRWPYFFGGAYHPEYWRRRWQTRMNALHYPMHGLGPVSAAMGINRGDRFDELVAVASPPMNLALFRENDPRVGPDHSSWDDDEYISGDRHTALIKTANGLMIRVEHDVNSPHPYSRETTLTGSSGVVELDNGRIYLESLGHTNHTWRTGAQFTSITAAHDHWLWPALEDLADQYGGHGGGDFIAIFRLVQLMRLGMTPDIDVYDSAAWCSVIPLSHESMKRGRIQAVKVPDFTRGYWEDPRPTFDRERPEDPWLDG; from the coding sequence GTGGCCCTTCCGCACAGGTATCGACCCTCCCGTCGCGACGTCATCAGGACCGGTGCCGCGCTGGGCGCGGCCGCCGGGCTCGGTGGGGCCGCCGCCGGGACCGCCGCCGCCTCCGACGACGCGGCCGAGGACACCCGCCGCGAGCCGCCGCGCATCAAGGGGCGCGAGCGGTCCATGGCCGAGGTGCCGTTCGAGGGCTTCGAGCAGGTCTGCGTGGGCCTCATCGGGCTCGGCGAGCGGGGCGGCGGCCAGGACGTCCGCTGGGGCGCCGTGTCGACCGTCACCGCCGTCTGCGACATCCGGCCGGAGCGGGTCAGCCGCACCGTCGGGCGCATCATGGCGCAGGGCTTCCAGGACGTCGAGCCGGTCGGCTACTCCAACGGCGAGGAGGACTTCCTCAACCTCGTCCAGCGCGACGACATCGACCTGATCTACATCGCGACGCCCTGGGAGTGGCACTACCCGCAGGCCAAGGCCGCCATGGAGCACGGCAAGCACGTCGCCGTCGAGCTGCCGATCTCGCCTCACCTGGACGAGATCTGGGACCTCGTGCGCACGTCGGAGCGCACCGGCAAGCACTGCATGCTGCTGGAGAACGTCAACTACTTCCGGCCCGAGATGCGCATCTTCAACATGGCCAAGGCCGGCCTGTTCGGCGAGCTGCAGCACGCGTCCGGCGGGTACGTCCACGACCTGCGCTGGCCGTACTTCTTCGGCGGCGCCTACCACCCGGAGTACTGGCGGCGGCGCTGGCAGACCCGGATGAACGCGCTGCACTACCCGATGCACGGCCTGGGCCCGGTCTCCGCCGCCATGGGCATCAACCGCGGCGACCGCTTCGACGAGCTGGTCGCCGTCGCGTCCCCGCCGATGAACCTCGCCCTGTTCCGCGAGAACGACCCGCGGGTCGGCCCCGACCACTCCTCGTGGGATGACGACGAGTACATCTCCGGCGACCGCCACACGGCGCTGATCAAGACCGCGAACGGCTTGATGATCCGGGTCGAGCACGACGTCAACTCGCCGCACCCGTACAGCCGCGAGACCACGCTGACCGGCAGCAGCGGCGTCGTCGAGCTGGACAACGGCCGCATCTACCTGGAGTCGCTGGGGCACACCAACCACACCTGGCGCACGGGCGCGCAGTTCACCTCGATCACGGCCGCGCACGACCACTGGCTCTGGCCGGCCCTCGAGGACCTCGCCGACCAGTACGGCGGCCACGGCGGCGGTGACTTCATCGCGATCTTCCGCCTGGTGCAGCTGATGCGCCTCGGCATGACGCCCGACATCGACGTCTACGACTCGGCGGCCTGGTGCTCGGTGATCCCGCTCAGCCACGAGTCGATGAAGCGGGGCCGCATCCAGGCCGTGAAGGTGCCCGACTTCACCCGCGGCTACTGGGAGGACCCGCGGCCCACCTTCGACCGCGAACGGCCTGAGGACCCCTGGCTGGACGGCTGA
- a CDS encoding type II toxin-antitoxin system VapB family antitoxin, whose amino-acid sequence MALSIKSAEADRLARELSAVTGESLTAAVVNALRERLDRERGGSGDRVARRLRALRADLHRHGALDERSADEIIGYDDHGLPQ is encoded by the coding sequence ATGGCTCTGAGCATCAAGAGTGCGGAAGCGGATCGGCTGGCGCGCGAACTGTCCGCGGTCACGGGTGAGTCCCTGACCGCGGCGGTGGTCAACGCGCTACGCGAGCGCCTCGATCGCGAGCGTGGCGGTTCCGGTGACCGTGTTGCCCGGCGCCTGCGCGCGCTGCGCGCTGATCTCCACCGTCACGGAGCCCTCGACGAGCGCTCCGCTGACGAGATCATCGGGTACGACGACCACGGACTGCCTCAGTGA
- a CDS encoding type II toxin-antitoxin system VapC family toxin, which yields MSGDSGALVVDTSAVVAILTDEIGADWLIDTLSAARHRFMASATYLELGIVVEARIGAIATGAAARFVRDSDIELVDVDPLIAERALEGWRLFGKGRHPAGLNYGDCFTYGVAVELGVPVLCIGDDFARTDVEVLRPS from the coding sequence GTGAGCGGTGACTCCGGCGCGCTCGTCGTCGACACCTCCGCGGTCGTCGCCATCTTGACCGACGAGATCGGCGCCGACTGGCTGATCGACACCCTGTCCGCCGCGCGGCACCGGTTCATGGCCTCGGCCACGTACCTCGAGCTCGGCATCGTCGTCGAGGCCCGCATCGGGGCGATCGCCACCGGCGCTGCCGCACGCTTCGTCCGCGACTCCGACATCGAGCTGGTCGACGTCGATCCGCTCATCGCGGAACGCGCGCTGGAGGGGTGGCGGCTGTTCGGCAAGGGCCGTCACCCGGCCGGGCTGAACTACGGCGACTGCTTCACCTACGGCGTCGCCGTCGAACTCGGGGTTCCGGTGCTGTGCATCGGCGACGACTTCGCGCGCACCGACGTCGAGGTGCTCCGCCCGTCCTGA
- a CDS encoding ATP-binding protein, with translation MAYVPRLAQGRLAERVGAFRVVVVNGPRQAGKTTLLNLFEAAHGGSFRSLDDATTLRSALADPAGFAQAGAAPRMIDEVQRGGDDLVLAIKYVVDRDNAPGQFVLSGSTRFLTVPTISESLAGRAVFVDVWPFAVAERTGAPADFCALLFSDVARLSDASASPWRRAHYADLFCTGGFPEVLRLPTSALRQGWFDGYLNTVVLRDVASFAQVRHAEVMPRLLGLVTARAGSQLVVTDVAQGLQLNQATVRDYLTYLDTVFLTGRLSPWSSNVTTRLVKTPKVYPTDAGLAAHLLQVDADALTAPGHPQFGIVVECFVYAELTRLLAVGDLGASLYFYRDHDGREVDFVLERRDGRVVGIEVKASSSVGAADFRHLRWLRDRVGDRFAGGHVLYLGTETLPFGDGMTALPLSAMWHHHEL, from the coding sequence ATGGCGTACGTGCCAAGGCTCGCGCAGGGTCGGCTGGCGGAACGAGTCGGCGCCTTCCGCGTGGTCGTCGTGAACGGGCCGCGGCAGGCCGGCAAGACCACTCTGCTCAACCTCTTCGAGGCGGCCCATGGCGGCTCGTTCCGCTCGCTCGACGACGCCACCACTCTCCGGTCGGCGCTCGCCGACCCTGCCGGATTCGCACAGGCCGGCGCGGCGCCGAGAATGATCGACGAGGTCCAGCGCGGGGGCGACGACCTCGTCCTGGCGATCAAGTACGTCGTGGACCGCGACAACGCACCGGGGCAGTTCGTCCTGTCGGGGTCGACGCGGTTCCTGACCGTCCCGACCATCTCGGAATCGCTGGCCGGTCGCGCGGTGTTCGTCGACGTCTGGCCGTTCGCGGTCGCGGAACGGACCGGTGCACCGGCCGACTTCTGCGCGCTGCTGTTCAGCGACGTTGCTCGACTGTCCGACGCGTCAGCCTCGCCGTGGCGGCGAGCCCACTATGCCGATCTCTTCTGCACGGGCGGCTTTCCGGAGGTTCTGCGGCTACCCACCTCAGCCCTGCGGCAGGGCTGGTTCGACGGCTACCTCAATACCGTCGTCCTGAGAGACGTCGCGAGCTTCGCACAGGTGCGACATGCCGAGGTCATGCCGCGGTTGCTCGGCCTCGTGACGGCGCGTGCCGGCAGCCAGCTCGTGGTGACCGACGTCGCACAGGGCCTCCAGCTCAATCAGGCCACCGTGCGCGACTATCTGACCTATCTCGACACCGTCTTCCTCACCGGCCGGCTCTCGCCCTGGTCGTCGAACGTCACCACCAGACTGGTCAAGACGCCGAAGGTCTATCCGACCGATGCCGGTCTGGCAGCACACCTGCTGCAGGTCGACGCCGACGCTCTGACGGCACCGGGACATCCACAGTTCGGCATTGTGGTGGAGTGCTTCGTGTACGCCGAGCTCACCAGGCTGCTCGCCGTCGGCGATCTGGGTGCCTCCCTGTATTTCTACCGCGACCACGACGGCCGCGAGGTCGACTTCGTCCTCGAACGACGCGACGGCCGGGTCGTCGGCATCGAGGTCAAGGCATCGTCGTCGGTGGGCGCCGCCGACTTCCGGCACCTCCGCTGGCTCCGTGACCGTGTGGGCGACCGGTTCGCCGGCGGACACGTCCTCTACCTGGGCACCGAGACCCTGCCCTTCGGCGACGGCATGACCGCACTGCCGCTCTCCGCGATGTGGCATCACCACGAACTCTGA